TTtgcttttcattgtttatttggTTTACCAATGTTTTATTTGGTTTATCCATGTTTTTGGTAACTAGCACTGAAGCCCTTAAATCAAGAGGGAAACGCATCCTGCGTCCTGATTTCAGAGCTGGGCAAGAGCTGGAGTGTGGCTGTCCCTCTGCAAAGGCAGCTGAGGGTACGAGAACCCAGGCAGGCAAACACAGGTGGGCTGGGAGAGGAAAGGAAACCGGCTGCCcggagaggagagagacagggagcCAGACAGGGTTCCTATGGCCGTGTCTGGGGCAAGGGGCCAGACCCAGCTACAGTCTGAGGTGTCTGCAGGCACGTGTAACACACATGCCAGAGCTCAAACTCAACTACTGGGCTGCAAGCTGGGAACAATTTTATGCTACTTTTCTCCTGAAAAAGAAGGCTGCCTGCCAGGGGCCGCAGCCCACGTCATGGCTCCATAGAGGCTGCACTGCATTCCGAGAGGAGCGCAGGGGCTCTACCCCCTTATGACCCAAATTATTCATGTCACCAAGTTGCTTCACTGCCTTAACCTACAGAAGAAATATTCAGATTAAATCTGGCATCCCATTCCAAGCATCCTTACCATTAAAAAAGTCTGCATGAACGGCCTTTTCATTGGCTGCCAAGTCCATCAAGAGCCCGGTGCTGCCTCCCGCCTGGGGAATGGAAAGGCAAAATTATGTCAGCTGCGTTTTCCAAAAGAACAGGTGATAAGTACATTGCAGTGTCCGCCACCCCCACAGAAAAGGAAGATGGGTGAGGGGAAACAGGCTCAAGCTGAGTCAACATTTTAGTTCCAGATAAAGGAATATGTATGGgcggagggggagggagaaattCAAAGGAATGATTTTTAAGGTCTCTCAAGGGCTTCTGTTCCTTGATTCCTCTCTGCTGTTAAAAATTAGAAACCTACCACTGCTCTAAGCACCACTACTTCTCTGTAACCTTCGAGGAGAGGTTTCCAATCCTCCCCGGACATTGCCACAGAGGCCACAAACACGCAAAACTGAGCCCATCAACTCCGCTCAGGATCCCTTCCCGCTCTCTTCTGGGAATGAAACCACTTCCCAGAGGAAACTGACCtgctctgcctctgaggttcTGGTGCCGGCTGCCATCATGGACCGTCCACTGCCACAACTCCATGGCAGTGGAAAAACCATGTCACAACCCAAGCTGGGCAATCTGAAGCCCTCAGGATTTTGGATCCTGTTTAGAGTCACCTGGTGACAGTGGGAGCAGATTCCTCTGACAGCAGCACCCTGGACAGCTGGCCACAGGTCCTGCTGCTGCCCTGGCCCCAGCATTCACAAGGCCACTTGCTCAACCTTGCCCTCATCCCCACGTAGCTGCATGCCCTTGTTCCCTTTCACAGACACTCTCAGAAAAGCCAGAATGCTCAGCCTCCTCCCCTGGCttctcagcctccctccctgtccccaacACCACAGTAAGCCTCCCACATTCTACCACTTAAACACTGGGCTGAGCTTGTCCCTACCTCCATCTGCCTCATTCACACCCTCTTCGACTGTCCTGTTCTCCCTGCTACCATTTTTCTACCCTCTCATCCCTAAATGCCGCCACCCTACAGAGCAAGTCAGAGCCTCTCACTCCCCACTGTAAAGCTCTCAAGTGGCTCCACATCGCCTAGGGCTGTGACTTTAAAACAGGACTGAGAGGCCTGGGTTTAGTGGAAGTGCTTCAGGAGTGGGGTGCACAGAGCCACCCTCTTACCGTGATTCCAGATGGTTTCATGATCTGGTCCCTGCCCACTGTCTCCCCTCTCTCTGGCACTGCACGCTCAACCATGTTAAACGACATGAGCCAGTGGGCATCCCCCCAACCCAGGACTCTGCTCCTGCCGGGCCTTCATCCCCGCCTACCTGGCAAAAACCATTGTGTCCCCCAGCATTGAGCCACAGAGTCGACTCCTCAGCTGCACCTTTGCTGAGCCCCCTCAAAGCCCTGAGGGCCCATCCGTTGGTGTGTCTTCGGCTTTCTATGACACCTGGTGTTTGCAATCAGCCTCTCTGCCATGTTATTACCTCCACAGGCACAAGGGCTGCCTCTGACCACCTCTGTACCCCCTAAGCTTTGAGAAAGAGGACATGAGGCCCTGACATGCAGGAGCTGGCCTACCACTCCGAGCTAGGCTGTGGTGCTTTCTTGCTGACCATAAACCATCTCAGAACATCAGCTCACATCAGACAAGGTCACTCTGTGAACACAACAGAGACCAAAAAAATCCCAAGACGACTGTATAATCctgtataattaaaaagaagaacGAGGCCACTACACAAAGCACATAAATGCCAGACATCCCCCTTTTCCACTACGACAAGAATGACGGCTGCTCCAGTCTTCCCTCATTCTAGTTCAGTTTAAGAAGCCCAGTCGGAAAATTACCCTCGTTTCCAAGGCACAGCAAAGCCCACTTTCTTTCCCCAAATCCCCGAACACTAGCTCAAATCCCACACGAAGTGAGTCCCCACCCGCGCTACGGAGACCCACCGCGGGCCCCCACTGGGTGCTGCCGCCATCGAACAGCAGCAAACGCAACTCCTCTGACCACGAGTGTGTTCCCGGGGGCCGTGGGGGAACCCAGCAGGCACTCAACCCTCAGGCTGCGCCTCCTGGTCCCCCGGGCTAGGGCACACACTTCCCGCCGCCGTCGGTGGCCGCCTTTCACCAGAAGCTCGGAGAAGCCGGGATTTGCTCTCCGCGGGGCAGGGAGCCTGGGAGCCGCGCCCATTGCCCACCCGCCCGGCCTCCCCTCCCCGGGACCCGCGCACCAGGACGCCGCCCTTCCGCTCCCCCTTCCCCGCTCCCCACGCTCGGAGACTCCCGCCGGGCCCGTGTCACCTCGTCCAGGTCCACGTAAGGCCCGGCGCCCTCAGGGAACATCTCGTCCACCGCCGGCTTCATCTCGGGCCCGCGGCGCTCTAGGCCCACTTCCGGCCGCAGGGCCGCTTCCGGCGCGCGCCACATGGCAGCTCTAGACGCCGGAGGACCGCGCCTCTGTGGTGCCCGCCTGCCCGCCCGCGGTCAGCGGTCTCGCATCCGGGGTGCTCGGGGCCGCTCGTGCGTCCGCGGCCACCGGCGTCTGTCTTTGCGCTGGCGAGGGCGGGCGTCTGCAACGCCTCTGAGGGGCGGCCGGGCGGCCACGGAGAGAAAAGGCCGCCAGCAATGGGAGCAGTGCCTGCCGAGCACGCCTCCGACAAGGGGCCAGATCCAGAATAAAGAGGGAGCCTCAGACTCAGCCGCAGGGACGGCCGGGTTCACAGGAGCCCAGGGCCTGACCTTCAGACGTTTGTCTGGAGAAGACACACTCGCGGCCAGTGAGCAGATGAAAAGGTGCAAGCAAACCAGGGCCCCGCCGAGGGGCCGCTGCACCCCTGGGACGCCCAGAGTCAAAAAACAGCAAAACGGGTGGAAGGGTGGGGAGTGAGACGCGGCAGCCGGGGCGGGAGACAGGGAGGCAGGTCCCAGAAAATCAAACACGGACGCCCACGTGGCCCAGCACTCCCCTTCCGGGCACAAGCCCAGAGGACGGAAAGCAGAGGCTCCAAGGGGCGTCTGTACCCCAcgctcacagcagcattatttataataaatgaaaaagaggagCGTCCCCCACTGTCC
The sequence above is drawn from the Macaca mulatta isolate MMU2019108-1 chromosome 12, T2T-MMU8v2.0, whole genome shotgun sequence genome and encodes:
- the COPS9 gene encoding COP9 signalosome complex subunit 9, which translates into the protein MWRAPEAALRPEVGLERRGPEMKPAVDEMFPEGAGPYVDLDEAGGSTGLLMDLAANEKAVHADFFNDFEDLFDDDDIQ